One part of the Halobacteria archaeon AArc-dxtr1 genome encodes these proteins:
- a CDS encoding DUF309 domain-containing protein, giving the protein METREALRVGAAIYNDGHHHAAHDAWEDRWLDLEDGTDDERLLHGLIQFTAAVYHAHERNWEGCTGLAASAGEYLDGLPATYQGVELEPIRAALAALATDPEVVERRRMPHISFEDEYPMLRDLDLEETAAAAIILAEELGYDTEPIETAGEYARQDLADGRDGSRFVTLLFDFVREDAHRGIVFQRLSQHVERRTAKEEDVEGLF; this is encoded by the coding sequence ATGGAGACGCGCGAGGCGCTCCGGGTCGGCGCCGCGATCTACAACGACGGTCACCACCACGCGGCCCACGACGCCTGGGAGGACCGCTGGCTCGACCTCGAGGACGGCACCGACGACGAGCGCCTGCTCCACGGGCTGATCCAGTTCACCGCGGCCGTCTACCACGCGCACGAGCGCAACTGGGAGGGCTGTACCGGGCTGGCCGCGAGCGCCGGAGAGTATCTCGACGGGCTGCCGGCGACCTATCAGGGCGTGGAACTCGAACCGATTCGGGCGGCACTCGCCGCGCTCGCAACAGATCCCGAAGTGGTAGAGCGGCGCCGGATGCCCCACATCTCCTTCGAGGATGAGTACCCCATGCTTCGAGACCTTGACCTCGAAGAGACGGCTGCCGCGGCGATAATTCTCGCCGAGGAGTTGGGCTACGACACCGAGCCGATCGAAACGGCCGGGGAGTACGCCCGGCAGGACCTCGCGGACGGACGGGACGGCAGCCGGTTCGTGACGCTGCTGTTCGACTTCGTCCGGGAGGACGCCCATCGGGGGATCGTTTTCCAGCGACTGAGTCAGCACGTCGAGCGACGGACGGCGAAAGAAGAAGACGTCGAGGGGCTGTTCTAG
- a CDS encoding NAD(P)-dependent oxidoreductase, with the protein MVQSVLLTGASGRVAAAIVDDLAEEYEWRFLDRDPPTEEFPGEFVVADIADEEAVGEAMTGVDAVIHLAGDPRPDAPWESVLRNNIDGARVVYEAAVDAGVDRVVFASSNHAVGAYETDNRVPELYRPEDDFLLDGTELPRPSNLYGVSKAAGETLGRYYHDEHGLSVACVRIGNLTKGHPPIDYERGQAMWLSYRDCAHLFDRCLQADYDYEIVYGISDNDRKYYSLDRAKTVLGYEPQDNSADHD; encoded by the coding sequence ATGGTACAGTCGGTCCTGCTCACGGGGGCGTCCGGACGGGTCGCGGCCGCGATCGTCGACGATCTCGCCGAGGAGTACGAGTGGCGCTTCCTCGATCGCGATCCGCCAACCGAGGAGTTCCCCGGCGAGTTCGTCGTCGCGGACATTGCCGACGAGGAGGCGGTCGGCGAGGCGATGACCGGTGTCGACGCCGTGATCCACCTCGCCGGCGATCCGCGTCCGGACGCGCCCTGGGAGAGCGTCCTGCGAAACAACATCGATGGCGCCCGCGTCGTTTACGAGGCGGCCGTCGACGCCGGCGTCGACCGCGTCGTCTTCGCCTCCTCGAACCACGCGGTCGGTGCCTACGAGACCGACAACCGAGTGCCGGAGCTCTACCGTCCCGAAGACGACTTCCTCTTAGACGGGACCGAACTCCCGCGCCCGAGCAATCTCTACGGCGTCTCGAAGGCCGCCGGCGAAACCCTGGGCCGGTACTACCACGACGAACACGGTCTCTCCGTCGCCTGCGTGCGCATCGGCAACCTCACGAAGGGACACCCGCCGATCGACTACGAGCGCGGCCAGGCGATGTGGCTCTCCTACCGCGACTGTGCACACCTGTTCGATCGCTGTCTCCAGGCCGACTACGATTACGAAATCGTCTACGGAATCTCGGACAACGACCGGAAGTACTACTCCCTGGATCGCGCAAAGACGGTCCTCGGCTACGAGCCACAGGACAACTCCGCGGATCACGACTGA
- a CDS encoding dihydroneopterin aldolase family protein: MSDPREPTIAETACFEAGVKFGTLYHQFAGTPVSPASAESLATAMEEAVENQPHCRAVTVDVRTEALAAAIEEGAAEYTELTGRFLDVEIAVEYEGQTVLTRMEMEEGYPLMRVVSVAEAAADEDASADGDAPADEDASADE; the protein is encoded by the coding sequence ATGAGCGATCCCAGAGAGCCGACCATCGCCGAGACCGCCTGCTTCGAGGCAGGGGTGAAGTTCGGGACGCTGTACCACCAGTTCGCCGGGACGCCCGTCTCGCCGGCGAGCGCGGAGAGCCTCGCGACCGCGATGGAGGAGGCGGTCGAGAACCAGCCCCATTGCCGGGCCGTGACGGTCGACGTCCGGACCGAGGCGCTCGCGGCCGCTATCGAGGAGGGCGCCGCCGAGTACACGGAGCTGACGGGCCGGTTCCTCGATGTCGAGATCGCCGTCGAGTACGAGGGACAGACGGTGCTGACGCGGATGGAGATGGAAGAGGGCTACCCACTCATGCGCGTCGTTTCGGTCGCGGAGGCGGCTGCAGACGAAGATGCGTCTGCGGATGGGGACGCCCCAGCGGACGAAGATGCGTCTGCGGACGAGTAA
- a CDS encoding HPP family protein, whose protein sequence is MRRRVGTSLYAGLLFTVLGLIAWVSGQPFIFPSLGPSAFVLAFERRGERTQTYRIVGSHLIGGVAGLLAYSLLASGVTITTTPAAFSPEGLRLAAGATLSIVLTSWAMIATDTVHPPACATTLIVSLGLLSTPLQVAIIVASVVVLVEFHAGVLLAFKRLVGDSHPLYREN, encoded by the coding sequence ATGCGACGGCGTGTCGGAACCAGCCTGTACGCTGGTCTGCTGTTTACCGTCCTCGGCCTGATCGCGTGGGTCAGCGGCCAGCCGTTTATCTTTCCAAGTCTCGGCCCCTCAGCGTTCGTCCTGGCGTTCGAGCGCCGAGGCGAACGAACGCAGACCTACCGAATCGTCGGGAGCCACCTCATCGGCGGGGTCGCGGGACTGCTCGCATACAGCCTGCTCGCCTCGGGTGTCACGATCACGACGACGCCGGCCGCGTTCTCCCCGGAGGGGCTGCGACTCGCCGCGGGCGCGACGCTCTCGATCGTGCTCACGAGTTGGGCGATGATCGCGACCGACACCGTTCACCCGCCGGCCTGCGCGACGACGCTGATCGTCTCGCTGGGGCTGCTTTCGACACCGCTACAGGTCGCGATCATCGTCGCGAGCGTCGTCGTCCTCGTGGAGTTCCACGCCGGGGTCTTGCTGGCGTTCAAGCGCCTGGTCGGCGACTCCCACCCCCTCTACCGCGAGAATTGA
- a CDS encoding sugar O-acetyltransferase, with translation MSGEKRKMVAGELYDPTDPQLVEERERARKRTREYNRTESESAEKRTELLAELFDAIGEDAHVEPPFRCDYGSNIRVGDGFYANVDCVILDVCPVEIGDRCLLGPGVHIYTATHPLDPDERAEGLEYGKPVSIGDDVWIGGRAVVNPGVTVGDGSVIASGAVVVEDVPSGVVVGGNPATVIRRLDREE, from the coding sequence GTGTCTGGCGAAAAACGCAAGATGGTCGCCGGGGAGCTGTACGATCCGACGGATCCGCAACTCGTCGAGGAGCGCGAGCGAGCCAGGAAACGCACGCGCGAGTACAACCGAACGGAGTCGGAGTCGGCCGAGAAGCGCACCGAACTACTCGCGGAGCTGTTCGACGCTATCGGCGAGGATGCCCACGTCGAGCCGCCGTTTCGCTGCGATTACGGCTCCAACATCCGCGTCGGCGACGGCTTTTACGCCAACGTCGACTGCGTGATCTTAGACGTCTGTCCGGTCGAAATCGGCGATCGGTGTCTCCTCGGCCCCGGCGTTCACATCTACACGGCGACACACCCGCTCGACCCCGACGAGCGTGCCGAGGGGCTCGAGTACGGGAAGCCGGTCTCGATCGGCGACGACGTCTGGATCGGCGGGCGAGCGGTGGTAAACCCCGGCGTGACCGTCGGTGACGGGTCGGTAATCGCCTCCGGTGCCGTCGTCGTCGAGGACGTTCCGTCCGGCGTCGTCGTCGGCGGCAATCCGGCCACTGTGATCAGGCGACTGGATCGTGAGGAGTAA
- a CDS encoding DUF5790 family protein: protein MSQASLDDDDLFGEAASEMRADVEDSLAAAWAELPEPDDVWESDADNVLGTLNGLKSALDAADAEDNLRDAKKWYTMGERADAFEDAADLESEIEDVESAIADIEAAGEQVSELTATIPALRGTLAESGPDDEDAEAEEETGVEAEAETEAEAEE from the coding sequence ATGAGTCAAGCCTCACTCGACGACGACGACCTGTTCGGCGAGGCAGCAAGCGAGATGCGCGCCGACGTCGAAGACTCCCTGGCAGCGGCCTGGGCGGAGCTGCCGGAGCCGGACGACGTCTGGGAGAGCGACGCCGACAACGTCCTCGGGACGCTAAACGGCCTGAAGTCGGCGCTCGACGCCGCCGACGCGGAGGACAACCTCCGAGACGCCAAGAAGTGGTACACGATGGGCGAGCGCGCAGACGCCTTCGAGGACGCCGCAGACCTCGAGAGTGAGATCGAGGACGTCGAGTCGGCGATCGCAGACATCGAGGCGGCCGGCGAGCAGGTGAGCGAGCTGACGGCGACGATCCCGGCGCTTCGTGGCACACTCGCGGAGAGCGGCCCCGACGACGAGGACGCGGAAGCGGAGGAAGAGACGGGAGTGGAGGCAGAAGCAGAAACGGAAGCAGAGGCAGAGGAGTAA
- a CDS encoding creatininase family protein, giving the protein MELSSATWTDVADCETDLAIVPVGSTEQHGPHAPLGTDALAAEAVAAAGAQAYDGEVVVAPAIPVGIAEEHRHFPGTMWVSPDTFRAYVRDAAASLAAQGFDRIVFVNGHGGNVDALEEVAADLTRHDDAYAVSFTWFEAVPDADRMGHGGPLETALVRHLAPGLVREDRVDDASEDAAEGWGEWVGGTNLAHDSASFAENGVVGDPTDSDEELGAELLEAATAALAELLEAVAERDVSEPDRR; this is encoded by the coding sequence ATGGAACTCTCGTCGGCCACCTGGACGGATGTCGCCGACTGCGAGACGGACCTCGCGATCGTCCCCGTCGGCAGCACCGAACAGCACGGCCCCCACGCCCCCCTCGGAACCGATGCGCTCGCGGCTGAGGCCGTCGCCGCGGCTGGCGCACAGGCGTACGACGGCGAGGTCGTCGTCGCCCCCGCGATTCCGGTCGGGATCGCCGAGGAACACCGCCACTTCCCGGGGACCATGTGGGTCTCGCCGGACACGTTCCGAGCGTACGTCCGCGATGCGGCAGCTAGCCTCGCCGCGCAGGGCTTCGATCGGATCGTCTTCGTCAACGGCCACGGCGGCAACGTCGACGCTCTCGAAGAAGTCGCCGCCGATCTCACCAGACACGACGACGCCTACGCCGTCTCGTTCACCTGGTTCGAGGCAGTTCCCGACGCAGATCGAATGGGTCACGGTGGCCCCCTCGAGACGGCGCTGGTCCGTCACCTCGCTCCCGGACTGGTCCGCGAGGATCGCGTAGACGACGCCAGCGAGGACGCCGCCGAGGGCTGGGGCGAGTGGGTGGGCGGGACGAACCTCGCCCACGATTCCGCTTCTTTCGCCGAAAACGGCGTCGTTGGCGACCCGACCGACAGCGACGAGGAACTGGGCGCCGAACTGCTTGAGGCGGCCACAGCGGCGCTCGCGGAGCTACTTGAAGCCGTCGCCGAGCGGGACGTCTCGGAGCCGGATCGACGGTAA
- a CDS encoding ABC transporter ATP-binding protein/permease, producing the protein MSGSGGSVDWEDEDPFGEQREHVESPMRRLIFDFGRPYWLSVTVGIVASVLARALDLLPALLLAVAIDAIFGNATFAEQVPLVVLPEAWLPTDPETQFWLVAGAIAASFALGALFHWVRNWGFNAFSQDIQHDVRTATYDKMQRLDMGFFADKQTGEMMSVLSNDVNQLERFLNEGLNSAFRLVVMVLGITFLLFWLNPQLALISLAPVPLIAAFTYVFVKKIQPKYAAVRSSVGTVNSRLENNLGGIQVIKSSNTEGFESERVEDASRSYYDTNWEAIDLRIRFFPALQLISGVGFVLTFAVGGYWVFAGSGPGPFTGTLQTGTFVAFILYTQQLVWPMAQFGQVINMYQRAAASSERIFGLMDETGRIEREEGADDLVIREGRVVYDSVSFSYDSVESTAPGDRSDDDRSDGSDPVIDDISFEVEGGDTLALVGPTGAGKSTVLKLLLRLYDVDSGEIRIDGQDVRDVSLPSLRQSMGYVGQESYLFYGTVEENITYGTFDASREEIVEAAMAAEAHDFIENLPDGYETMVGERGVKLSGGQRQRVAIARAILRDPDVLVLDEATSDVDTETEMLIQRSIDDLTEDRTTFAIAHRLSTIKDADTIVVLEGGRIVERGSHDELLAAGGLYAHLWGVQAGEIEDLPQEFIERAQRRTARTEAGRTD; encoded by the coding sequence ATGAGTGGGAGCGGCGGCAGCGTCGACTGGGAGGACGAGGATCCCTTCGGCGAGCAACGCGAGCACGTCGAGAGCCCGATGCGTCGGCTGATCTTCGACTTCGGACGCCCCTACTGGCTGTCGGTGACCGTGGGCATCGTCGCGAGCGTGCTAGCGCGGGCGCTCGATCTGTTGCCGGCGCTGTTGCTCGCGGTCGCTATCGACGCGATCTTCGGTAACGCGACCTTCGCCGAGCAGGTGCCACTGGTCGTCCTCCCCGAAGCCTGGCTTCCGACGGATCCCGAGACGCAGTTCTGGCTCGTCGCCGGTGCGATCGCGGCGTCTTTCGCGCTCGGTGCGCTCTTTCACTGGGTGCGAAACTGGGGGTTCAACGCCTTCTCGCAGGACATCCAACACGACGTCCGCACCGCAACGTACGACAAGATGCAACGACTCGATATGGGATTTTTCGCGGACAAGCAGACCGGCGAGATGATGTCGGTCCTCTCGAACGACGTCAACCAGTTAGAGCGCTTTCTGAACGAGGGGCTGAATTCGGCGTTCCGGCTGGTCGTCATGGTGCTTGGCATTACCTTCCTCTTGTTCTGGCTCAACCCCCAACTCGCGCTGATCTCGCTGGCACCGGTGCCGCTGATCGCCGCGTTCACCTACGTCTTCGTCAAGAAGATCCAGCCGAAGTACGCCGCGGTGCGCTCGTCGGTCGGGACGGTCAACTCGCGACTCGAGAACAACCTCGGCGGTATCCAGGTGATCAAGTCCTCGAACACCGAGGGCTTCGAGTCCGAGCGCGTCGAGGACGCCTCCAGGTCGTACTACGACACCAACTGGGAAGCAATCGACCTCCGCATTCGCTTCTTTCCTGCCTTGCAGCTCATCTCGGGGGTCGGCTTCGTCCTCACGTTCGCCGTCGGCGGCTACTGGGTCTTTGCTGGCTCCGGGCCGGGTCCGTTCACCGGGACGCTCCAGACCGGAACGTTCGTCGCCTTTATTCTCTACACCCAGCAACTCGTCTGGCCGATGGCGCAGTTCGGCCAGGTCATCAACATGTACCAGCGTGCGGCCGCTTCGAGCGAGCGCATCTTCGGGCTGATGGACGAGACGGGCCGTATCGAACGCGAGGAGGGTGCCGACGACCTCGTGATTCGCGAGGGTCGAGTGGTCTATGACTCGGTTTCGTTCAGCTACGATTCGGTGGAATCGACCGCCCCTGGCGACCGCTCCGACGACGACCGATCGGACGGCTCCGACCCCGTCATCGACGACATCTCCTTCGAGGTCGAGGGCGGCGATACGCTGGCGCTCGTCGGGCCGACGGGCGCCGGCAAGTCCACCGTGTTGAAGCTCTTGCTCCGACTCTACGACGTCGACTCCGGCGAGATCCGCATCGACGGGCAGGACGTTCGGGACGTCTCGCTGCCGAGTCTCCGACAGTCGATGGGGTACGTCGGCCAGGAGTCGTACCTCTTCTACGGCACCGTCGAGGAGAACATCACCTACGGCACTTTCGACGCCAGCCGCGAGGAGATCGTCGAAGCCGCAATGGCCGCAGAGGCCCACGACTTCATCGAGAACCTTCCCGACGGCTACGAGACGATGGTCGGCGAACGCGGCGTGAAACTCTCGGGTGGGCAGCGCCAGCGGGTCGCGATCGCTCGGGCGATTCTCAGAGATCCCGACGTGCTCGTCTTGGACGAGGCGACCAGCGACGTCGACACCGAGACAGAGATGCTGATCCAGCGCTCGATCGACGATCTCACCGAGGACCGGACCACGTTCGCCATCGCCCACCGCCTCTCGACGATCAAGGACGCGGACACGATCGTCGTGCTTGAGGGCGGACGGATCGTCGAGCGCGGCAGCCACGACGAGTTACTCGCGGCAGGCGGGCTCTACGCGCACCTGTGGGGAGTTCAGGCGGGAGAGATCGAGGACTTACCCCAGGAGTTCATCGAACGTGCTCAGCGCCGGACGGCGCGAACCGAGGCGGGCCGAACGGACTGA
- a CDS encoding DUF192 domain-containing protein yields the protein MDTDRVSRWLLAVAGVLAVAIFLLQAGFLSAPWGPDRATVTIVGPEGNERATVEAEVADSWSERYTGLSDHENLSEDEGMLFVHEREGERTYVMRNMDFGIDIIFVDADRSVTTIHEAPEPAPDEDGSEQTYEGQAKWVLEVPYGYADEHDITVGDEIEIDDA from the coding sequence ATGGATACCGACCGTGTGTCCCGCTGGCTGCTCGCTGTTGCGGGCGTCCTCGCGGTCGCGATATTCCTTCTCCAGGCAGGATTCCTCTCGGCGCCGTGGGGACCGGATCGTGCGACCGTGACCATCGTTGGTCCGGAGGGTAACGAGCGTGCCACCGTGGAGGCCGAAGTCGCAGACTCCTGGAGCGAACGCTACACCGGTCTCAGCGACCACGAGAACCTCTCTGAGGACGAGGGAATGCTCTTCGTTCACGAGCGCGAGGGCGAGCGCACCTACGTGATGCGGAATATGGACTTCGGCATCGACATCATCTTCGTCGACGCCGACCGGTCGGTCACGACGATCCACGAGGCGCCGGAACCGGCTCCCGACGAGGACGGCTCGGAGCAGACCTACGAGGGGCAGGCGAAGTGGGTTCTCGAAGTGCCTTACGGCTACGCTGACGAACACGACATCACGGTCGGCGACGAGATCGAGATCGACGACGCGTAG
- a CDS encoding CBS domain-containing protein, with product MNIEPIISEDYIEFTPDTTVSKLVGTFADSAVDGVVVRGDEFEGVVTRRQLATSHRQPNEKLGSLVWHVPRLTPDEDIRKVAQLMIDSGSQLLPVFEDDELRGVVTVDGILEAVKPHLDAATVSEAASTDLITLAPASRLGEALHTFREHHITHLPVVEDGAAVGILSLYDVTDLTVRAEVQSQGGDAGGVDPFGGEISSSTARARRGGFGAREGELDRMLDLPVRDVMASPVRTISPAETLEMAVEELFEIDASSLVVTDDGSPHGIVTKTDILDSLTWEAGGNRSVQLYGASLIDDLSYDEIVDMIEMLDDRDHGMNILDAKVHLQEHDETRRGQSLLLARVRLYTDRGLFLASGEGYGAKHALSEAREVLERQIRDEKTDGRTKKPPGEAFWEKRFGWLLEE from the coding sequence ATGAATATCGAACCCATCATTTCGGAAGACTACATCGAGTTCACCCCGGATACCACCGTCTCGAAGCTCGTCGGAACGTTTGCGGATTCAGCCGTCGACGGCGTCGTCGTTCGCGGCGACGAGTTCGAGGGTGTCGTCACTCGCAGACAACTGGCCACGTCGCACCGCCAGCCAAACGAAAAGCTCGGCTCGCTGGTCTGGCACGTCCCCCGGTTGACGCCCGACGAAGACATCCGCAAAGTCGCACAGCTGATGATCGACAGCGGCTCTCAGCTGTTGCCCGTCTTCGAGGACGACGAACTGCGCGGCGTCGTCACCGTCGACGGCATCCTCGAGGCGGTGAAACCGCACCTCGATGCGGCGACCGTTTCGGAGGCGGCCTCGACCGATCTGATTACGCTCGCACCTGCGTCGCGACTCGGTGAAGCGCTGCACACGTTCCGAGAGCATCATATCACGCACCTGCCCGTCGTCGAAGACGGGGCTGCAGTCGGCATCCTGAGTCTCTACGACGTCACCGATCTGACGGTCCGGGCGGAGGTCCAGAGTCAGGGTGGCGACGCCGGCGGTGTGGACCCATTCGGCGGCGAGATCTCTTCGAGTACGGCCCGTGCGCGCCGCGGCGGATTCGGCGCGCGAGAGGGCGAACTCGATCGCATGCTCGATCTGCCAGTTCGTGACGTTATGGCGTCACCGGTCCGCACCATCTCGCCAGCCGAAACGCTCGAGATGGCCGTCGAGGAACTGTTCGAGATCGACGCCTCGTCGCTGGTGGTGACCGACGACGGCTCTCCCCACGGCATCGTGACGAAGACCGACATCCTCGACTCACTCACCTGGGAGGCTGGCGGCAACCGTAGTGTCCAACTCTACGGTGCCAGTCTGATCGACGACCTCTCCTACGACGAGATCGTGGACATGATAGAGATGCTCGACGACCGCGACCACGGGATGAACATCCTCGACGCAAAGGTCCACTTACAGGAGCACGACGAAACGCGACGCGGTCAGTCGCTCCTCCTCGCTCGAGTGCGCCTCTACACTGATCGCGGACTGTTCCTCGCCTCCGGTGAGGGATACGGGGCCAAACACGCGCTCAGCGAGGCTCGAGAGGTATTGGAGCGTCAAATCCGGGATGAGAAGACCGACGGCCGCACGAAGAAGCCGCCGGGAGAAGCGTTCTGGGAGAAGCGCTTTGGCTGGCTGCTCGAGGAGTGA
- a CDS encoding glycerol dehydrogenase — MTQVFRSPAGYVQGRNAIDELGEHARDLGNSAVVLGDELVLDLFGDRIRDALTAGGFDVALEEFTGECTEDEIARIADVHEEFGADVIVGAGGGKAIDTARAAREHTGGALVSLPTVASTDAPTSSVAVIYTEDGEFVEFHVYERHPELVVVDTEVVAEAPTRLFRGGIGDALATWFEADAAHRSGATTIFGARSTRTAQQIARLAYTTLRDHGQSAVDAVERDAVTESVEAVVEANTLLSGLGFESGGLAAAHAIHNGLTQLEATHDATHGEKVTIGTIAQLVLEGRDDAFIEDVAGFAASVGLPTTLAEIGLEDPSSEDLEIVAAAACADEETIHNQPFPVAPADVADALVGADAIGRRIAAADGLE, encoded by the coding sequence GTGACACAGGTATTCAGATCTCCAGCCGGATACGTACAGGGTCGAAACGCGATCGACGAACTCGGCGAGCACGCCCGAGACCTCGGGAATAGCGCCGTCGTTCTCGGGGACGAGCTAGTCCTCGATCTCTTCGGTGACCGCATCCGAGACGCGCTCACGGCGGGCGGGTTCGACGTTGCGCTCGAGGAGTTCACCGGCGAATGCACAGAGGACGAAATCGCGCGCATCGCCGACGTCCACGAGGAGTTCGGAGCCGACGTAATCGTCGGCGCGGGCGGCGGGAAGGCGATCGACACCGCGCGAGCGGCCCGCGAGCACACCGGCGGAGCGCTCGTCTCGCTGCCGACGGTCGCATCCACGGACGCACCGACGAGCTCCGTCGCCGTCATCTACACCGAAGATGGCGAGTTCGTCGAGTTTCACGTCTACGAGCGCCATCCAGAGCTCGTCGTCGTCGACACCGAAGTCGTTGCCGAAGCACCGACGCGGCTGTTTCGCGGTGGAATCGGCGACGCGCTGGCGACCTGGTTCGAGGCCGACGCGGCCCACCGCTCCGGTGCGACGACGATCTTCGGGGCGCGGTCGACGCGAACGGCTCAGCAAATCGCCAGACTCGCGTACACGACGCTGCGCGACCACGGCCAGTCGGCGGTCGACGCTGTGGAGCGCGATGCCGTCACCGAGAGCGTCGAGGCCGTCGTCGAGGCCAACACCCTGCTCAGCGGCCTCGGCTTCGAAAGCGGCGGGCTCGCCGCGGCTCACGCGATCCACAACGGTCTGACCCAGCTCGAGGCCACCCACGACGCGACCCACGGCGAAAAGGTGACCATCGGAACGATCGCACAGCTCGTCCTCGAGGGACGTGACGACGCGTTCATCGAGGACGTGGCCGGCTTCGCGGCGTCGGTCGGGTTGCCGACGACACTCGCTGAAATCGGACTCGAGGACCCCTCGTCCGAGGACCTCGAGATCGTAGCAGCGGCGGCCTGTGCCGACGAAGAGACCATCCACAACCAGCCGTTCCCGGTAGCGCCCGCCGACGTCGCCGACGCGCTCGTCGGTGCGGATGCGATCGGACGGCGAATAGCAGCTGCCGACGGCCTGGAGTGA
- a CDS encoding signal peptidase complex subunit 2 — protein MDDTSTTRELGHDEFDPLGTLALIVLYFVILTLMWVFTYFVEFVGNEPTPMIVL, from the coding sequence ATGGACGACACAAGCACCACTCGAGAGCTCGGCCACGACGAATTCGACCCGCTGGGGACACTCGCGTTGATCGTCCTGTACTTCGTGATTCTCACGTTGATGTGGGTATTCACGTACTTCGTCGAGTTTGTCGGTAACGAACCGACACCCATGATCGTCCTGTGA
- a CDS encoding cytochrome c oxidase subunit II has protein sequence MEIHKYERLWLVGAMILIVGFIVTITYGTVGLGITMIGDQEEALPPDDIDDDERFADPRVEQVGDDEYEAYVVAMTFIFQPDPIEVPADSEVTFYVTSRDVIHSFTVVGTNTNTMVIPGEVSVMTVEFDEPGEYGVVCNEYCGSGHHDMEGLLIVHPEDEFTLTELSADAPESVDSDEEIELEATIDNGLLEDHDTTLEAEIGGETFEEDVTVAGDGSETVTITVDAEDVGEGEHEWTVSVDDETESGSVTVGDEDDGGDES, from the coding sequence ATGGAGATCCACAAGTACGAGCGGCTGTGGCTGGTCGGGGCGATGATCCTCATCGTCGGCTTCATCGTCACGATCACGTACGGGACGGTGGGGCTCGGAATCACCATGATCGGCGACCAGGAAGAAGCGCTCCCACCGGACGACATCGACGACGACGAGCGCTTCGCTGACCCGCGCGTCGAACAGGTCGGCGACGACGAGTACGAGGCCTACGTCGTCGCGATGACGTTCATCTTCCAGCCGGATCCGATCGAAGTACCGGCAGACAGCGAAGTGACGTTCTACGTCACGTCACGGGACGTCATCCACAGTTTCACCGTCGTCGGAACGAACACGAACACGATGGTCATCCCCGGTGAGGTGTCGGTGATGACCGTCGAGTTCGACGAACCTGGGGAGTACGGCGTCGTCTGCAACGAGTACTGCGGCTCCGGTCACCACGACATGGAGGGACTGTTAATCGTCCATCCCGAAGACGAGTTTACCCTAACCGAACTCTCGGCGGACGCGCCAGAATCGGTCGATTCCGACGAGGAGATCGAACTCGAGGCGACGATCGACAACGGATTGCTCGAGGACCACGACACCACGCTCGAGGCGGAGATTGGAGGCGAGACGTTCGAGGAAGACGTCACAGTCGCCGGTGACGGTTCGGAGACGGTGACGATCACCGTCGACGCCGAGGATGTCGGTGAGGGCGAACACGAGTGGACCGTGTCGGTGGACGACGAAACCGAGAGCGGGTCCGTGACGGTTGGTGACGAAGACGATGGAGGTGACGAGTCGTGA